A genomic region of Friedmanniella luteola contains the following coding sequences:
- a CDS encoding CPBP family intramembrane glutamic endopeptidase, which produces MTASRTRLVGRALGVVRPILVDKVERDHQQSDRAFRYRRVVVAVTLVVGATLLGLSFATEQGDPVFYALTLGLAATWTVGSLVSGPLHLGHIEILGARRRPVVTPILVGLALAAVFVVGALVMREIPPLAAFAESVLGYARQGNLPLLLVITLVNGIAEELFFRGALFAAIGRKRPVLISTVLYALATVAGGNPVLVFAAAVLGVVVGLQRRAGGGVLAPILTHITWSMTMLLVLPQIFPGS; this is translated from the coding sequence ATGACGGCCTCCCGCACGCGGCTCGTCGGGCGGGCGCTCGGGGTGGTCCGGCCGATCCTGGTGGACAAGGTCGAGCGCGACCACCAGCAGAGCGACCGCGCCTTCCGGTACCGCCGGGTGGTCGTCGCGGTCACCCTCGTCGTGGGCGCCACGCTGCTGGGGCTGTCCTTCGCCACCGAGCAGGGCGACCCGGTCTTCTACGCCCTGACGCTCGGCCTCGCGGCCACCTGGACCGTCGGCAGCCTCGTCTCCGGTCCGCTGCACCTCGGCCACATCGAGATCCTCGGCGCCCGCCGCCGACCGGTGGTGACGCCGATCCTCGTCGGCCTGGCCCTGGCGGCGGTCTTCGTCGTGGGCGCCCTGGTGATGCGGGAGATCCCGCCGCTGGCTGCCTTCGCGGAGAGCGTGCTCGGCTACGCGCGGCAGGGCAACCTGCCGCTGCTGCTGGTGATCACGCTGGTCAACGGGATCGCGGAGGAGCTGTTCTTCCGGGGCGCGCTGTTCGCCGCGATCGGCCGGAAGCGCCCGGTGCTGATCTCCACCGTGCTGTACGCGCTGGCCACGGTGGCCGGCGGCAACCCGGTGCTGGTCTTCGCGGCCGCGGTGCTCGGGGTGGTGGTCGGCCTGCAGCGGCGGGCGGGCGGCGGCGTGCTGGCCCCGATCCTCACCCACATCACCTGGTCGATGACCATGCTGCTGGTGCTGCCCCAGATCTTCCCCGGGAGCTGA
- a CDS encoding NAD(P)H-binding protein, which translates to MGSTVLVTGASGFVGSHLATALVEAGHQVRAMTRHPERYDGAGEPVQGDVADRASLDRAMAGVDVAYYLVHSLDSDDFVELDAQAARHFSAAAAQAGVERIIYLGGLGREDQDLSDHLRSRRQVEQLLAEDGVPVTVLRAAIVIGHGGISWEITRQLVAHLPAMLVPRWATTRTQPIALTDVIRYLVGVLEPVEAKGRVFEIGGSEVLTYAEMMQRVAKLHHHRSLPMLAVPLLTPRLSSHWLAFVTDVDTATARNLVDSMSNEVVVHEDSIRAVVPGEPMDYTAAVEAAYAQRAAARGGGGGPTGQRGARVQDEPSPTA; encoded by the coding sequence ATGGGTTCCACCGTGCTCGTGACCGGAGCCTCCGGGTTCGTCGGGTCGCACCTGGCCACCGCCCTGGTCGAGGCCGGCCACCAGGTCCGGGCGATGACACGCCACCCCGAGCGCTACGACGGGGCCGGCGAGCCCGTGCAGGGCGACGTCGCCGACCGCGCGAGCCTCGACCGCGCGATGGCCGGCGTCGACGTCGCCTACTACCTCGTGCACTCCCTCGACAGCGACGACTTCGTGGAGCTGGACGCGCAGGCCGCCCGGCACTTCAGCGCCGCGGCGGCGCAGGCGGGCGTCGAGCGCATCATCTACCTCGGCGGCCTGGGCCGCGAGGACCAGGACCTGTCGGACCACCTCCGGTCGCGCCGGCAGGTGGAGCAGCTGCTGGCGGAGGACGGCGTCCCGGTCACCGTGCTGCGGGCGGCGATCGTCATCGGCCACGGCGGCATCTCCTGGGAGATCACCCGCCAGCTGGTCGCGCACCTGCCCGCGATGCTCGTGCCGCGCTGGGCGACCACCCGGACGCAGCCCATCGCGCTGACCGACGTCATCCGCTACCTCGTCGGGGTGCTGGAGCCCGTCGAGGCCAAGGGCCGGGTGTTCGAGATCGGGGGCTCGGAGGTGCTCACCTACGCCGAGATGATGCAGCGGGTGGCGAAGCTGCACCACCACCGGAGCCTGCCCATGCTCGCCGTGCCGCTGCTCACCCCCCGGCTGTCCTCGCACTGGCTGGCCTTCGTCACCGACGTGGACACCGCGACCGCGCGCAACCTGGTCGACTCGATGAGCAACGAGGTGGTCGTGCACGAGGACAGCATCCGCGCGGTCGTGCCCGGCGAGCCGATGGACTACACGGCCGCGGTCGAGGCCGCCTACGCGCAGCGGGCCGCCGCCCGGGGTGGCGGGGGCGGGCCGACCGGGCAGCGCGGCGCCCGCGTCCAGGACGAGCCCTCGCCCACCGCATGA